A stretch of DNA from Pseudonocardia hierapolitana:
CCCGACTGGGCGGCGAGCAGCCGGCAGAGCGGGTCGGTGGACGCGACGCTGCCCATCACGAAACCGCCGCCGTGGAAGTAGACGATCAGCGACCGGGTCTCGGGCACGGCGGGCGGGACGTACAGCCGGGCGGGCAGCGGTCCGGCCTCACCGGGCACCTGCAGGTCGCGCGTCTCGATGTGCGCGAGGAGGGCGTCCGCCACGAGGTCGGCGGCGAGGTCGGCCTGGCGACGCTGCTCGGCGAGGGTGGCCCGGTCGACCGTGCCGCCGTCGCTGCTGGACAGCAACCGGTCCACCCGGCCGAGGAGCTGGAGGTCGAGGTCGAGCTCCTGCTCGTCCACCCGGATCGGACGGCCGGCGAGCAGGCGCTTGACCGGTCTGGGCAGCCCGAACAGGACGCGGAACACCCACCGCAGCGCCTGCACGCGCACCTTCTCGCCGATCACATCCGCACGGTACGCCGCGACGAGCAGATCGTCCCGGCGAGCGCGCTCACTTGAGTGCGCCCACCGCCAGCCCGTCCTGGATCCGCCGCTGGAACGCGATGTACACCGCGAGCACCGGCAGCAGGGCGATCACCAGACCGGCGAAGAGCGCGCTCCAGTCGGAGCGGTAGCCCTGGTTGGCCGCCAGCACCGCGAGCCCCTGGGAGAGCACGTACCGCTCCTGGTCGGGCATGAGCACCAGCGGCAGCAGGAACTGGTTCCACAAACCCAGGAAGTTGAGGATGCCGACGCTGATCATCCCCGGCCTCGCCAGCGGCAGCATGATCCGGAAGAACGCACCCGAGTGCGAGCAGCCGTCGAGCATCGCCGCCTCGACGAGCGCGCCCGGCAGCGTCCGGAAGAAGCTCGTGAGGAAGAAGACGGTGAACGGGAGCGCGTACGCCGTGTAGACGAGGATCAGCCCGTGGTAGGTGCCGAGCATGCCGAGGTTCTGCACCACGAAGAACAGCGGCACGAGCGCCAGGAAGATCGGGAACGTCATCCCGGCCACGAAGGTGTAGTAGATCGCGTTGCGGCCCGGGAACTCGTACCGGGCGAGCACGTAGGCGACCATCGCGCCGAGCAGCATCACCAGCACCACCGCCGCGCAGACGACGATCGCGCTGTTGATGAAGTACCGGCCGATGTTCGCCGTGGTCCAGGCCCGCACGAAGTTCTCGAAGTGCCACTCCGTGGGCGGGCTCCACGGGCTCGTGAAGATCTCGCGGTCGGACTTGAAGCTGGTGAGCACGGCCCACAGCAGGGGCACCACGCCCAGCAGCACCCATACGACGAGCAGCCCGTGCGATACGGCGTTCAGGCCGCGCTCGCCCGCCGACCCCCCGTCCTGCGCCCGCCGGGCGGGCGAGCGCGGCGGCACGGAGACCGGGGTGCGCGTGTCGATCGACATCCGACTCTCCTCAGAACTCGACCCGCTCGCGGCGGCCCATGCGCAGGACCACGATCGCCAGCACCAACGTCACCAGGCAGAGCGCCACCCCGATGGCCGACGCGTAGCCGAACCGGCCTTCGGTGAACGCCGCGCGGTACAGGTACTGCGCCACGACCTCGGTCGACCCGTCCGGGCCGCCGTCGGGCAGCATCACCTGCAGCAGCGCGAAGCAGTCGAGCATCAGGATCCCGAGGTAGATGTACGAGGTCTTGAGACTGTCGGTGAGCATCGGGATCGTGATGCTCACGAACGTCCTGAACCCGCCCGCGCCGTCGAGCACGGCAGCCTCGAACACGTCCGTGGGCAGCGACTTCATGGCCGCGCTGAGCACGATGTAGAAGAAGCCGACGAAGCTCCAGATCAGCACGGCCATCACCGCGGGCAGCGCGAAGGTCGTGTCCCCCAGCCACGCGCGGGTGAGCCAGTCGAACCCGACCAGCCGCAGCAGGCCGTTCAGCAGCCCTGCCTCCGGGTTGTAGAAGAACCCGAACAGCACACCCGCGATCACCAGCGGAACGACGTGCGGGAAGACGAACACGACCTGGTAGAAGCGGGAGCCGCGCACGCCGCCGTGCCCGACGGAGCCGCGCCGCCCCGCCACCGTGGTCATGGTGGCGAGGAACAGCGCGATCCCGAGCGTCACGACCGGAACGACGATCAGCAGCAGCGCGTTGTGCCACATCGCCCGCCAGAACCGCCCGTCGCCGAGCAGTTCCGCGTAGTTCGCCAACCCGATGAAGTTCCGGTTCGGCGAGAAGCCCCGCCAGTCGGTCATCGAGATGTAGATCGCCTGAAGGTACGGCGACACCACGAAGACGATGTAGAGCAGCAACGGGATCGCGAGGAAGCTCGCGACGAACCGGTACTTTCCGTAGCGCATGGAAACGGCCCCTCAGCGCTTGAACTTGGGCACATTCTGGTCGGCGGCGAGCTTGTCGGACTCCGACTGCACGGTGGAGATGAACGTGTTCGCGTCGATCCGGCCGGCGAGCAGGTTGCCGAGTTGCTGCTGCAGCACCGACTTCCAGAAGTTCACGTACCAGGTGTTGATCTGCCAGGAGAAGACGTCGCTGCCGGCGGCGTCCAGCGCCGCCGTCACCGACTGGAGAGCGGGCGTGGCGGCGGCACCGGCGTCGGCCCCCTTCACGCTGGGCACCGACGCCGTGAGCTCGGCGAACTTCGACGCGCCCTCCTTGGACATCATGAGCCGCAGGTACTCCAGGCCGCCGTTCACGTTCTTCGCGCGCGCGGGCACGATGAACGCCTCGGTCGGCTGGGTGCGCAGTGCCGTTGCCGGCAGGGCCGAGCCGCTGTCCAGCGCGGGCACCGGGGCGGCCGTCATCGTGAAGTCCGGCGGCGCGATCCCCTTCATCTCGTTCTCCAGCCAGGAGCCGGAGACGTAGAACGCCGCCTTGCCCTGCACCCACGCGGTCTGCGCCTCGGTGTGCTTGAGGCCCTCCGAGCCGGGCATGAAGTAGCCCTTGCGGACCATCTCCTCGATCGCCTGCACCCCGGCGACGACGACGTCCTGCTGCCACGCCCCCGGCTCGAGGTTGTCGATCTTCTTGGCGACCTCCGGCCCGCCCTGCTTCACCGCCATGCCGAGCGAGAGGTCGAACACGTAGTCGGCGGCGTTCGTGCCCCCGTAGGCCCATGGCGAGATGCCAGCCGTCTTGATCTGCTCGCAGAGCGCCATCATCTCGTCGAGCGTGGTGGGCGGTTGCCAGCCGTGCTGCTCGAACAGCGGCTTCGAGTACCACATCGGGAACGCGGCGTAGACGTAGTTCAGCATGAGGAACTTGCCGTCGTAGGTGCCCTGCTCGAGCACGCCGGGCAGCAGGATGTCGCGGATCTTGACGTTCGGGTCGTCCAGCGTGGGGGCGTCGAGCAGCGGAGCGAGGTCGGCGCACTGCCCCTCGGCCGCGAGCGTCGCGTAGTCGATCTTCTGCGCACCCGAGTTGTCCAGCACGTCCGGCGGGTTGCCCGCGACGAAGCGCGGCTGCATCTCCTGCGCGATCTGCGTCGTGGCGGTGTGCTCGACCTGCGCCTGCGGGTACGCCTTCTTGTAGAGCTCCTCGTGGAACAGCGCGTACTCGTCGCCGTAACCACCCTTGAAGATCACGACGTCGAGGCCGGCGTCGGCCGCAACGCCGAGCGGGTTCTGCGCGCTCACGTCACCCTGCGCCGCCGTGGTGGGGCCGCCGCCGCTCGTGGCGCACGCCGACAGCACGCCTGCGCTCGACACGGCGAACAGCCCGACGGCGGCGTGCCTCAGGAACTGCCTGCGGTCGAGTCCGGGACGGGGCCTGTTCATGACTGCCTCCTCATCGAGATCTCCTGCTGCGACGGCCGCGGCGGCCGGACTTCGTCAGGCGGGGCGGCGGATGCGCCCCGCGTACCGCGCTTCGAGCGCGGTGTTGTGGGCGTCGCCCTCGGGCACGTTGGACGACAGGTAGACGGGCGGGGTCTCGCCCGCGGCGAGCATCGTGCGCACGACCTCGGCGACGATCATCTGCGCGAGCAGCGCCGCCGTGATGGACGAGACCGCGCAGACCGTGACGCCGCCGGTTGCGAGCACGGCGTCGCCGTAGGGCGCCCCGTTGTCGAGCACGACGTCGGCGAGCTCGAAGAGGCGCTTCCCCGACGGGTGACGCGAGGTCACCCGGCCCGTGTGCGCCATGGACGTGATGACGATCAGCGGGTGGCCGTGCTCCTTCACGGCGTGCGCGAGCTCGACCACCGAGCCGTTGCCGCCGGAGTTCGACGCCATCACGAACACGTCAGAGGGCGCCACCCCGGCGAGGTCGTAGAGCCTGCGGCCGACCGCGGGGTCGCGCTCGAGGTACTCGGTGAACAGCAGCTCCGGCGGCTCACCGCCGAGCAACACCAGGTCGCGCAGCGCGATCATGTTGGTCGGCACGAGGCCGCCCGCCCGCCCGCTGAGCTCCATGGCGAGGGCCTGCGAGTGTCCGGTGCCGAACGCCTGCACGATCCCGCCGGCGCGCAGGCCTTCGTCCACCAGGTCGGCCGCGGCCGCGACGCCGGCCGACTGTTCCCGAGCCACCCGCCGCACCGCCTCCTCGGCGGCCGCGGCGAAACCCGCGGCGGATACCGTCTCCAGCGCGCTGTGGTCGATGCTCATCGGGCTCCTCCGCGCGAGGCGTCTGCCGCCTCGTCGTTGTTCACGGCGGCGCCGCGGCGGGCCCGCGACTCGTACGGCGTGCGGTGCGGCGCGACGGCGTCGGCCGCGCGCGTCCAGGTCTCCGTCGCGCGCTCGTGGGTGCGCTGGGCGACGCCGAGGTAGAGCAGGTCGAGCACGAGGAACTGGGAGTGCCGTGCCGACATCTCCCCCGAGCGGTAGGAGGTCTCGCGCACCGATGTGCACAGCAGGTGCTCGGCGACGTCGGCGATCGGCGATGTCGAGAAGTTCGTGATCGCCACGGTGGCCGCGCCGCTGGCGCGTGCCTGCGTGAGCATGTCGACGGTCTCGGCGGAGCGGCCGCTGTGGGAGAGCGCGATCGCCACGTCGCCGGGGCGCAGCAGTGCCGCGCTCATGAGGCCGTTGTGCACGTCCGACCACGTCCACGAGGCGAGGCCGATGCGGTGCATCCGCATCTGCATGTCCTCGAGCACTGCGGCGCTGCCGCCCACGCCGTACATGTCGACGCGGCGGGCGGCGACGAGCGCCTCGATCACGGTCTCGACGGTGCGCAGGTCGAGACCGGTGGCGGTCTCGTGCATCGCCTGCAGGTCGACGGCGAGCAGGGTGCGCAGCACGCGGTCGAGCGGGTCGGTGGGGAGCACGTCGGCGCCGATGCCGACCTCCCAGCCGGCCTGGTCGGCGCGGCCGATGTCGGTGGCGATGCCGACGCGCAGCTCCGTGTAGCCGGCGAGGCCGAGGCTGCGGCAGAACCGGGTGACGGTGGCCGGTGAGGTGCCGCTGCGCTCGCCGAGCTCGACGATCGTGGCTCGGGACGCCCATGCCGGGTCCTCGAGGATCACGGTGCCCACCTGCCGCAGCGCCCCGGCGAGGCCGGGCAGCACGCTGCGGAGATGGGAGAGCAGCTGACCCGTTCCCGCCTCGACGGGCGGCTCGGATCCGGCTGTCACTGCCATCGGCAAACCTTTCAAGCCCGGGCGGAGTGGGTGAAAATTTCCACCACGCCGGGTGAACTGTCAAGACTTCGGTAAGACGTTTCCGTAACGAGGGAGTAACGGCATGGCGCTGTACGTCGGCATGGATGCGGGCGGCACGCGCTCACGCGCCGCCGTGCTCGATGCGTCCGGGGCCCTGCGCGGGACGGCCGTCGGGCTCGGCGCCAACCCCGTCTCGCACGTGCCCGAGCGCGCCTTCGACGCCCTCGCCGGCACGCTGCGCGCCGCGCTCGACGGGCTCCCGGCGAGCGACGTCCGCGGGTTGGTCCTCGGGCTCGCCGGGGCGGGGACGAGCGGCCGGATCGCGGTGGCGGACCTCGCGCGCGCGGCCGGCCTGGCCTGCCCGGCCCACGCGGTGGGCGACGTCGTCACCGCGTTCGCGGCGGGCACCGCGGAGCCGGACGGCACGGTCCTGGTCTCGGGCACCGGAGCCACCGCCGTCCGGATCGTGGGCCGGTGCGAGGCCGCGGTGGCCGACGGGAACGGCTGGCTCCTCGGCGACGACGGCTCGGGCCTGTGGCTGGGCCGGGAGGCCGTCCGGGCCGCGCTCGCCGCGCTGGACGGCCGGGGTGCCCCGACCACGCTCCTGACGGCCGTGACCGCCGCGCTGCTGGGCGCCCCGCTGGCCACGGGCGCCGGCCGCGAGGGTGCAGAGCGGGTCGTGGCCGCCGTGCACGGCGAGCCGCCGATCGCGCTGGCCCGGCTCGCACCCCTGGTCAGCGCGGCCGCGGCCGCCGGGGACGGCGTGGCGGGCGGGATCGTCGCGCGTGCCGCGGACGCGCTGGTCGGGGCGGTCGCTGCCGTCCGGGCCAGCACCGAACGCACGCCGATCGTGCTCGCCGGCAGCGTGGTGGCCGGGCCCACGCCGGTCGCCGACCGCACCCGCGACGCGCTTGCGGAGCGCTGGCCCGGCTGTGTGCGCATGGCGGGCGACCCGGCAAAGGCGGCGGCGTGGCTCGCGGCCGTGCGGTCAGGACTCCCGGCCCGACTGCACCGGACTATGGTGAGCCTTCCTTAACTCGAGAGGATGGCTGGGTCGATGGAGCTGGAGCTGAGCCGCCGCACGGTGCTGCGGTTGGGTTTCGTCACGCTGACCGGCCTCGCGGCCGGATGCGCCGGCAGCACCCCCGACACGGCGGGGAACGCCCCCACGGCCTCCGCCGAACCCGGCGCCCTCCCGGTGACCCTCGACCACGCATACGGGTCGACCACCGTGGCGGTGCCGCCCGGCCGGGTGGCAGTCGTCGGGCTAGGTGACGCCGACGTGCTGCTGGCGCTGGGGGTCGTCCCGGTGCTCGTGCCCGTGTGGAACGGCTCGGTGGACGACGGCGTCGGCACGTGGGCGCGGCCGCATCTCGGCGGCGCGGCGCCGGTCCCCCTCGCGAACGCCACCACCGACTTCGACCTCGAACCGATCGCGGCGGCCGACCCGGACCTGATCGTCGCGGTGAACAACGCGATCGAGGAGGACGTCTACCGCAGGCTCAGCGCGATCGCACCCACCGTGCTGCACGCGCCGGGGCAGACCGACTGGGCGCTGCCGTGGAAGGACGTCACCACGCGGATCGGGGCGGCGGTCGGGCTCCCCGGCCGGGCCGCCGCGGAGGTCGGGGAGGTCGAGGAGCTCTTCGCCCGCACGCGAGCGGAGAACCCGCGGTTCGCAGAGCGCACAGCGGCGCTCGTCCGGGTGCTCGACGGCGGCGTGCTGCGCGTGTTCAGCCCCGGTTCCGGCCGCGGCCAGCTGCTCACCGAGATGGGGTTCCAGCCGGTGGCCGGGGTGCGGGACGCGTTCGGCGACGCCTTCTACGTCGACGTCTCGCCGGAGAACACCGCGTTGGTGGACGGCGACCTGCTCGTCGTCGACAACCACGAGGCGGCGAAGCCGCGCCTGGACGCGCTGCCGACGTTCGCCGCGCTGCCGGTGGTCCGGGACGGGCGGATGATCGGCCTGGACCCGGTGGCGAGTGACGCGGTGTCGATGCCGAACTCGCTCACGATCCCGTTCGTCATCGGTGAGCTGCTGGAGCGGATCCGGCAGGTCCCGCTGCGATGAGTCGTCCGCGGGCGCTGCAGAACCACAGGAGCGTGGCCGCGACGGCGACCGTCGCGGCCAGCGCCCACCACGGCACGCCGGAGGACACCCGTCCGGCGTCGACCTGGTCGTAGATCCACCCCACCCCGGAGGAGCCCAGCAGGGTGAGGAGCCCTCCCACGGTGCTCAGCATCCCGAAGTGCGCGCCGAGGTGGCGCTCGTTCGCGAGCCTTCCGATGACGTCCCGCATCGGGGGCACCATCAGCATCTGCCCGGCGTGCACCAGGCCGACCCAGACCACGAGCCCCGCCGTCCCGGCCAGCAGCGGCGGCGCCAGGAACGACAACGCGATCGTCGCGAGCCCGGCGACGATCGCGCGCCGGTGCCCGAGGCGGTGCGCCAGGCCCACCATCGGCGCCTGACCGGCGATCACCAGCACGGCTGCGCCGGCGAAGAACCAGCCCAGCGCGGCCTGCGAGCCGACCGACCGCGCCAGCTGCTCGGGGAGCATGAGGTAGAGCTGGTTGTAGGCGAGCAGCTGCACGGCGCACAGCACGACGAAGACCATGAACGCCCGGTGGCCCAGCACCGTGCGCCACACGACGCGCAACGTCGGCGCCCCGCCCGTGACGCCCGCGCTGGCGGGCAGCAGGCGCGCGAACGCCACCCACAGACCGGCGAACAGGCAGGCGGCGGCCACGGCCGTCCACCGGAACGGAACGGTGAGCAGCAGGGCGCCGAGCGCCGGCCCGACCACCGAGCCCAGCCGGCTGCACATCTGCTCGATCCCGAAGAGCTCGGTGCGCCGCAGCACGCCGTCCGCCTCGAGCCGGTGCCCGTACGCGGCGTTCAGCGACTCGACGGCGGGCGCGAACAGCGCCGCGGCCACCCCGACCAGCACCGCGCCGACGAGCACCGACCACAGCTCCGCGGCGAAGCCGAGCACGACGAACCCGACCACCCGCAGCGCCACCCCGACCAGCACGACCGGGCGCGCCCCGAACCGGTCGGCGATGCTCCCCCCGACGAAGAACAGGCCCTGCTGGCTGAAGGTGCGCACACCCAGCACCAGACCGACGGCCCACGCCGCCAGGTGCAGCTGCTCCGAGAGGTGCACCGCCAGGAACGGCACGACCAGGTAGAAGCCGATGTTGAACAGCACCATCGACGCGAGGACCAGGCGAACGGCGGGCGGTAGGCGGAGGGCCCTCCGGACATCGGTCGAGAGCCTCCGCATCTGATCACCCTAGGTCGGCGGGCGGCGCGCGCTGCCGGAGGCGGCGAGGACCGCGACGATCCCGGCCACGGCGACCGAGAGGTTCGCGTACAGCTCGTAGCCGCGGAGCCCGTCGACCGTGGGGATCAGCAACCGGTTGACGACGTTGAGGAAGCCGAAGATCGGCTGGTGCCCGAGCAGCCGGTCGACCGTCCCGCTGACACCGACGGCGAGGAGCACGACGCCGGCGAACTGGAGGGCACTGCGCATGCTCAGGAACGCTAGGTAGCGCCCCCACCTGCGCGGATCGGTCGGCGGTGTCGGCTCGCTCCGACCGAAGTACCGAGTTCGCCACCCTCGGTACCGCCGCGTCGGGAGTGGCCGTCGCCGACGATCAGGCGACCGTAGGCTCGCTCCACGATGGACGGGACCACCGGGAACGGCGCGCGGCGCAGCAGGCGCGACTGGATCGTGGACACCACGATCTTCGCGCTCGCCGTGCTGTTCGGGTTGTTCACGGCCGCCCAGCGGGCAGGCTCGCCCGTGCTGCCGGAGTGGCTGTTCGAGCTCGACCAGGTGGTCGGCGCACTGGGCTGTGCGGCGCTGTGGCTGCGCCGGCGCATGCCGCTGCTGCTCTCCGTGGTGCTCGTGGCCGCTTCGGCGATCTCGGAGCTGGTGGCCGGTGCGATGCTCGCCGCGCTGTTCACGGTGGCCGTGCACCGTTCGCGGCGGGTCTCCGTCGCGGTGTTCGCGCTGAGCCTGGTCGCGGCGCTGGTCTACACGGTCGTGCGGCCCGAGCCCGAGATCCCCCAGATCGTCATGATCACGATCGGGGTCGCGACCCAGAGCGCCGCCTACGGGTGGGGCGTCGCCATCCACCACCAGCGCCAGCTGGTCGCGCGGGCACGCAGCGAGGCCCGGCTGCGCACCGAGCAGGCCCAGATGGAGGCCCGCGAGGCCGTCGCGCGCGAGATGCACGACGTCCTGGGGCACCGGCTGTCGCTGCTCAGCGTGCACGCCGGGGCCCTGGAGTACCGCCCCGACGCCCCGGCCGAGGACATCGCCAGGGCGGCGCGGGTGATCCGGGAGAGCGCCCACCAGGCGCTGCAGGACCTCCGGGAGGTGATCGGGGTGCTGCGGGCGCCGGTGGGAGAGCTCCCCCAGCCGACCGTCGCCGACATCCCCGAGCTGGTGGCCGAGTCCCGGCGCGCCGGGATGGACGTGGAGCTGCGCGACGACGTCGCGGGAGCGCCACCGGACACCGTCGGGCGCACGGTGTACCGGGTGGCGCAGGAGGCCCTGACGAACGCCCGCAAGCACGCACCCGGGACCCCCGTGACCGTCGCCGTCGGCGGCTCCGCCGGGTCGGGCCTCACGGTCGAGGTCGAGAACGGCGCACCGGAGCGGACGCGACCGGCAGGGGCACCGGGGCAGGGGCTCACCGGCCTCGCCGAACGCGTCGGGCTGGCCGGGGGCCGGCTGGAGCACGGCCCGACCGATGCCGCCGGCTGGCGGGTGGCGGCATGGCTACCGTGGCCGACGTGATCCCGGACGATCCCGTCGACGTGCTGATCGTCGACGACGACCCGCTCGTGCGCGCGGGCCTGACGATGATGCTCGGTGGCACGCCGGACATCCGCGTGGTCGCGGAGGCCGGGGACGGCACCGAGGTGCTCCCGCTCGTCGACCGGCACGCGCCCGCCGTCGTGCTCATGGACATCCGGATGCCCGGGATGGACGGCCTCGCCGCCACCGAGGCGCTGCGTGCCCGTGGGCGAGCGCCCGAGGTCATCGTGCTGACCACGTTCGACGCCGATCACCACGTCCTGCGCGCGCTGCGGGCGGGGGCGGCCGGCTTCCTGCTCAAGGACACCCCGCCCGAGGAGATCGTGGCTGCGGTGCGCCTCGTCGCCCGGGGCAGACCGGTGCTCTCACCCGATGTCACGCGGCGGCTGATCGCCCGCGTCGCGGAGAGCGACCACGACCGCCGCCGCGACCGGGCCCGGGCCCGGCTCGCGCTGCTCAACGACCGCGAGCGCGACGTCGCCGTCGCGGTGGGGCAGGGCCGTTCGAACGCCGAGATCGGCGCGCTGCTGCACCTCGCGGTGCCCACCGTGAAGACCCACGTCTCGAACATCCTCACGAAGCTCGACCTGAACAACCGCGTCCAGATCGCGCTGCTCGCCCACGACGCGGGGATGCTCGACTAGAACTAGGCGGCTCACGCCGGCCGGGCGACGCCCATCGCGTTCGGGTAGGGCACGGCGCCCGAGTTCGCCAGCGACTCGGCGACGGGACGGAGCCCGTCGCACAGCTCCCGCAGCTCGGAGGCGCCGAGCGTGCGCAGGGCGGCCGCCGCCGATCGATCGGTGCCCCGCTCGATCTCGGTGCGCAGCTCGTGGCCGCGAGGCGTCTTCTCGCCGGCGGCGTCGAGCAGCCCGCGGGCGCGCAGCCGCTCGCCCGCGTCCGCCCATTCCTCCTCGGTCCAGCCCCGGAACTCCCGCTGCTGCGAGACCAGCGAACCCCCGTGCAGGAGATGACACTCCGCGCCGTCCACCTGTGCCGCGACGAGCTCGGCCACGTGCCCGTCACCGCGGTACTCCCGCAGCACGGTCGCGGCGTGCCAGATCCGGGACAGCGGGTCGGCAGGCACCGGGACGTCCAGGTGCGCGGCCGCGAGCGGCCGTCCGGCGACGTCGAGCGCGGCGAGCACGGAGGCGAGCAGGTCGGCAGCGTCCGCGAGCCCGTCGCCTGCGTGCTCGGCGAGCGCCGACCGGGCGAGCTCCGACCGGGTGTCGAGCACCCGCGCGCGGTCGGCGAACGCCCACGCATCGGGCAGCGCCCGCTCCACCATCCGTGGCGCGAACCCGTAGAAGAGCGCGGTGACCAGGCGCGGGCCCGGTGTACCCAGCGCCGCGGAGCGGGAGGCGAAGTAGCCCATCCAGTACCCGCGCAGGCCCAGCGCCCCGTACGCCGCCTTCGCACCAGGTGCGAAGTACACGACCGCGTGCACCGCCTCCAGGGTCCGCCACAGCTCGCGCTCCAGGAGCGCCCGTTCCGCCATCACTGCGGTCTACCGCTCGACGACGGCGAGGACAAGCATCAGGATCAGGGGATTGCCGGATTGTTGAACGATCAGTATGGTGCTCGATACGCAGGTCGGGCGGAGCACATGGAGGCACCCATGCGAGCGGCACTGGTCGACGATGTCCCCACCGGAATGTCCAACCGCGACCTGCGGCTCCTGCACGCCGTCGCAGACGGCCGGGTGGAGTGCACCGGGAGCGTCGAGCCGGACTTCTTCATCGACGGATTCGCCTGCTGCGACCACATGGCCGCCCGCGCGCTCGTGCGCAGCGGCATGATCCGCCCGGCAGGCGACGGCGGGCGCGTGCCGGTGCAGCTGACGGCCGCAGGCCGGGAGGCGATCGCGGCCGCGCGCTAGTGCTCTAGCTGCCGGCCACGGCCCGGCCCACCGCGGCGATGTCGTTCGTGTGGTG
This window harbors:
- a CDS encoding response regulator, with amino-acid sequence MATVADVIPDDPVDVLIVDDDPLVRAGLTMMLGGTPDIRVVAEAGDGTEVLPLVDRHAPAVVLMDIRMPGMDGLAATEALRARGRAPEVIVLTTFDADHHVLRALRAGAAGFLLKDTPPEEIVAAVRLVARGRPVLSPDVTRRLIARVAESDHDRRRDRARARLALLNDRERDVAVAVGQGRSNAEIGALLHLAVPTVKTHVSNILTKLDLNNRVQIALLAHDAGMLD
- a CDS encoding SCO6745 family protein — translated: MAERALLERELWRTLEAVHAVVYFAPGAKAAYGALGLRGYWMGYFASRSAALGTPGPRLVTALFYGFAPRMVERALPDAWAFADRARVLDTRSELARSALAEHAGDGLADAADLLASVLAALDVAGRPLAAAHLDVPVPADPLSRIWHAATVLREYRGDGHVAELVAAQVDGAECHLLHGGSLVSQQREFRGWTEEEWADAGERLRARGLLDAAGEKTPRGHELRTEIERGTDRSAAAALRTLGASELRELCDGLRPVAESLANSGAVPYPNAMGVARPA